The following are encoded in a window of Impatiens glandulifera chromosome 5, dImpGla2.1, whole genome shotgun sequence genomic DNA:
- the LOC124938727 gene encoding V-type proton ATPase subunit D-like, producing the protein MSGQSQRLTVVPTVTMLGVMKARLVGATRGHALLKKKSDALTVQFRAMLKKIVSAKESMGDIMKTSAFSLTEAKYVAGDNVKHVVLENVQTATLKVRSYQENIAGVKLPKFEYFTEGETKNDLTGLARGGQQVQACKAAYVKAIEVLVELASLQTSFLTLDEAIKTTNRRVNALENVVKPRLENTITYIKGELDELEREDFFRLKKIQGYKKREIEMKMAASRLNAGAVEVTLKRGLSINSTNMLTAGMQKDDDIIF; encoded by the coding sequence ATGTCGGGTCAAAGCCAACGCCTGACTGTGGTTCCAACTGTAACAATGCTTGGAGTTATGAAAGCTCGTCTTGTTGGTGCTACAAGAGGCCATGcacttttgaagaagaagagtgaTGCTCTTACTGTACAGTTCCGTGCCATGCTAAAAAAGATAGTCTCTGCCAAAGAATCAATGGGGGACATAATGAAAACATCAGCCTTTTCCCTAACTGAGGCAAAATATGTAGCGGGAGACAACGTGAAGCATGTTGTACTGGAAAATGTCCAGACGGCGACACTCAAAGTCCGTTCCTATCAAGAGAACATCGCTGGTGTGAAGCTTCCAAAGTTCGAATATTTCACCGAGGGAGAAACGAAGAACGACCTGACTGGATTGGCGAGAGGCGGTCAACAGGTGCAAGCTTGTAAGGCTGCTTATGTTAAGGCAATTGAGGTTCTGGTAGAGCTTGCTTCTCTACAGACATCGTTCTTGACTCTGGACGAGGCAATTAAGACAACAAACCGTAGGGTTAATGCGTTGGAGAATGTGGTGAAGCCGAGGCTGGAGAATACTATTACTTATATCAAGGGAGAGTTGGATGAGTTGGAAAGAGAGGATTTCTTTAGGTTGAAGAAGATTCAAGGGTACAAGAAAAGAGAGATCGAGATGAAGATGGCAGCTTCTAGGTTGAATGCTGGGGCTGTGGAAGTGACTCTGAAAAGAGGTCTTTCTATCAATTCAACCAACATGTTAACTGCAGGTATGCAGAAAGacgatgacattattttttag